From the genome of Bombus pascuorum chromosome 2, iyBomPasc1.1, whole genome shotgun sequence, one region includes:
- the LOC132916474 gene encoding polyadenylate-binding protein 2-B, which translates to MSESDLLAADHIDGLDGLENGQDGDAIMQCDGVKRELNEANIDDPELEAIKARVREMEEEAEKLKQLQSEVDKQMNMGSPPGITSPLNMSLEDKMEVDNRSIYVGNVDYGATAEELEQHFHGCGSINRVTILCNKFDGHPKGFAYIEFAERDSVQTAMAIDESMFRGRQIKVMPKRTNRPGLSVTNRGPRGARGYRGIARGIIRGSAYFGYRPIRRPRSYRRGYYMPY; encoded by the exons ATGTCTGAATCGGATCTTTTAGCTGCTGATCATATTGATGGTCTAGACGGACTTGAAAATGGTCAAGATGGAGATGCTATTATGCAGTGCGATGGTGTAAAACGTGAATTAAATGAAGCAAATATTGATGATCCG gaACTAGAGGCTATTAAAGCACGTGTTAGGGAAATGGAAGAGGaagcagaaaaattaaaacaactaCAATCTGAAGTGGACAAACAAATGAATATGGGTAGTCCACCCGGAATAA CAAGTCCGTTAAATATGTCACTTGAAGACAAAATGGAAGTTGATAATAGGTCCATCTATGTTGGTAAT gtTGATTATGGTGCCACAGCAGAAGAATTAGAGCAACATTTTCATGGTTGTGGCAGTATTAACAGAGTAACTATATTGTGCAATAAATTTGATGGACATCCCAAGGGATTCGCTTACATAGAATTTGCAGAACGTGATTCTGTACAAACAGCTATGGCAATAGATGAATCTATGTTTAGAGGACGTCAAATTAAAGTAATGCCTAAAAGAACAAATAGACCTGGATTATCAGTGACAAATAG GGGGCCACGGGGAGCGCGAGGTTACCGAGGTATAGCCAGAGGAATCATACGTGGTAGTGCATATTTCGGATATAGACCTATAAGGAGACCTAG AAGCTATAGGCGAGGATACTACATGCCGTATTGA
- the LOC132916463 gene encoding protein zyg-11 homolog B-like, which produces MFESPKSLLEVCIDFICNNVLDLCDVHLGDTEEHSPNSVDTNTCSKASNDGSSSSATRLSFRHPDAFLPAEVSEQLLAHLCEKKTLSDLTITLFNAKSTRLRHVRLKDASTLSAKGLKVLKQHKVVDLMVNGLKITVNDLISCLGDWSLQNLRSLSVAKGSFIDCSRYCVVVTLSKLRSLHTLNVSCTEFNTHGLGIVVEDLPLLESLDISCTKVNDITALKKCKNRLKTLNMYNVKIDESTDLVSVLLELNELRNLDISDEKDMHALNCMFVPGKPDIEDFLKAVHCMPYLTSLDLSGRSDINSKDLKEFIKAHTYLRFLGLVSTDACYDDSLTNPADEYYKPGLVVTGTATESQILEGLRRYTCRPLYLEKCLFNLFRLTHNFLESRIDVIKLVLPAMREHPQEVRVQVPCTACLYNLTKGEFSIMIHPSILKQVVELTMIAMECYPANYRLQMNTLLILCSDRILQEITFDKYRCARLVLNSLLTFNEPSMNRMSVAICSILAAKISTVETSMLGAQPQYMSKLLAMVRTKVETRSVDITMKFTLSALWNLTDESATTCEVFLDEGGMELFLKVLESFQGQFSVETKVLGSLNNIAEVVHLRPRLMQPRFISMLSTLLTSVHIDVSYFAAGIAAHLLSDGPHTWPIISLMPSRDVLLEQLAYTITHWQTPQGEMVAYRSFHPFFPLLHCSDAYPVQLWAVWAIHHVCTKNPKRYCSMLVREGGVEILKCLENMHTDQTTRPNLQSLCRSIFETLELNS; this is translated from the exons atgtttgagTCACCGAAAAGCCTCCTTGAGGTTTGCATagattttatttgtaacaatGTCTTGGATTTGTGTGACGTACACCTAGGTGATACAGAAGAACATTCCCCTAATTCAGTGGATACAAACACATGTA GTAAAGCATCTAATGATGGATCATCAAGTTCAGCTACAAGACTTAGTTTTAGACATCCAGATGCTTTTTTACCAGCTGAAGTATCAGAACAATTATTGGCTCACCTTTGTGAGAAAAAGACATTATCTGATTTAACAATTACACTTTTCAATGCAAAGTCCACCAGGTTAAG ACATGTAAGGTTGAAAGATGCATCTACATTATCAGCGAAAGGcttaaaagttttaaaacaaCATAAAGTGGTAGATCTAATGGTAAATGGGTTAAAAATAACTGTTAATGATCTTATAAGTTGTTTAGGTGACTGGAGTTTACAAAATCTTAGATCATTAAGTGTAGCAAAAGGAAGTTTTATAGACTGTTCTCg gTATTGTGTGGTAGTAACTTTAAGTAAATTGAGGTCATTGCACACATTAAATGTATCATGTACAGAATTTAATACACATGGTTTGGGGATAGTAGTTGAGGATCTTCCTCTTCTAGAAAGTTTAGACATTTCATGTACAAAGGTGAATGATATAACAGCACTGAAAAAGTGTAAAAATCGTCTAAAAACacttaatatgtataatgtgaAGATAGATGAAAGTACAGATTTAGTCTCAGTATTATTGGAGCTGAATGAATTAAGGAATTTAGATATTTCAGATGAAAAAGATATGCATGCTCTTAACTGTATGTTTGTGCCTGGAAAGCCAGACATAGAAGATTTTTTGAAAGCTGTACATTGTATGCCATATCTAACTAGTTTAGATTTATCtg GTAGAAGTGATATAAATTCAAaagatttaaaagaatttattaaagctCATACATATTTAAGGTTTTTGGGACTTGTAAGTACAGATGCTTGTTATGATGACAGTTTAACAAATCCCGCAGATGAATATTACAAGCCTGGACTTGTT GTTACTGGTACAGCCACAGAATCTCAAATTTTAGAAGGTTTGAGAAGATACACGTGCAGACCACTTTATCTCgagaaatgtttatttaatttattccgtTTAACACACAACTTTCTTGAATCACGGATTGatgttataaaattagtattgCCTGCAATGAGAGAACATCCACAAGAAGTACGTGTACAAGTGCCATGTACTGCATGTCTTTATAATCTCACAAAAGGTGAATTCTCCATTATGATTCACCCATCAATTCTCAAGCAAGTTGTTGAACTAACAATGATTGCAATGGAATGTTATCCAGCGAACTATCGACTTCAAATGAatacattattaattttgtgtAGTGACAGAATTCTACAGGAAATTACTTTTGACAAATATAG ATGTGCAAGATTAGTGTTAAATTCTTTGTTAACTTTTAATGAACCATCAATGAATCGTATGTCTGTTGCCATTTGCTCCATATTGGCAGCAAAAATATCAACAGTGGAAACATCTATGCTTGGTGCTCAACCTCAATATATGTCTAAATTATTAGCAATGGTTAGGACTAAAGTTGAAACTAGATCAGTAGACATAACAATGAAGTTTACATTAAGTGCTCTATGGAATTTAACTGATGAAAGTGCTACAACATGTGAAGTCTTTCTAGATGAAGGTGGGAtggaattatttcttaaagtGTTAGAAAGTTTCCAAGGACAGTTTAGTGTTGAAACTAAAGTACTTGGTTCATTAAACAATATAGCAGAG GTGGTTCATTTAAGACCAAGACTTATGCAACCTAGGTTCATCTCTATGCTTTCTACGTTGTTGACATCTGTACATATTGATGTATCTTATTTCGCAGCAGGTATTGCTGCACATTTACTTAGCGATGGTCCACATACATGGCCTATAATATCCTTAATGCCAAGTAGAGATGTATTATTAGAACAATTAGCATATACTATAACACATTGGCAAACTCCTCAAGGGGAAATGGTTGCATATAGAAGTTTCCATCCATTTTTCCCACTTCTGCATTGTTCAGATGCATATCCTGTTCAACTTTGGGCAGTTTGGGCAATACATCATGTATGCACAAAGAATC CAAAACGGTATTGCAGTATGTTAGTCAGAGAAGGTGGAGTagagatattaaaatgtttggAGAATATGCATACAGATCAGACAACAAGACCAAACTTACAAAGTTTATGTCGATCAATTTTTGAAACACTTGAACTAAATTCTTAA
- the LOC132916468 gene encoding PP2C-like domain-containing protein CG9801: MPSLRKKVAGFMRQLSISNLAGAVENLSQGEQTLRSPRSLTQDFTSGCFITRYLDGLETKQEGPAILHGRNPEELPIRQLGNFQQDRDVVSAHTGPDNGLTTVNVQQRHLSINDIDIDYIDMLDQGEQYRNTSTTTTPTIAGITDWFNPHEMAYGIATTLYEKNPTNNTNNGEPIADCFGIVARSNSAILALADGVNWGTKASIAARSAVHGSIEYLNKALFCPSINGEMTTTKDVFIALLRSFHAAHSLILQEQGMLTTLTVCAVLPLPNSDSNTEKNKYMACTCNVGDSLAYVYSRKTGVREITRGSHDIHCMRDMRDALGALGPVDGSNPELNNLTLAMTEVEKGDIVFLTSDGISDNFDPVVGKFAILPCHNSVPDSNVKNHTEGRSKTRRKSAENLRHAESGNSNKNKSNLPVVEAYQRHELTLLRMEDLLRRGVSGEGPPCNSAKHLCELLLDFAVRITAAKRRILEDTDLYYAQNKDGQLIQLSKQEQRTRRIKTLDKVSMIPGKLDHATVVAYVVGSINSGYGL; encoded by the exons atGCCAAGTTTGCGAAAAAAGGTTGCTGGTTTTATGCGACAACTATCTATTAGCAATTTGGCTGGAGCTGTAGAAAATTTAAGTCAGGGAGAACAGACTTTACGTAGTCCTAGATCATTAACGCAAGATTTTACAAGTGGTTGTTTTATTACACGGTATCTTGATGG tttggaAACAAAACAGGAAGGGCCAGCAATTTTGCATGGCAGAAATCCAGAGGAACTTCCAATTAGGCAGCTTGGAAATTTTCAGCAAGATAGAGATGTAGTTTCCGCTCATACAGGTCCAGATAATGGACTTACAACTGTTAATGTACAACAAAGACATTTAAGTATTAATGATATTGATATAGATTACATTGATATGTTAGATCAAGGAGAACAATATAGAAATA CATCAACAACAACAACTCCTACAATTGCTGGTATTACTGATTGGTTTAATCCTCATGAAATGGCTTATGGAATTGCTACTACATTATATGAGAAAAATCctacaaataatacaaataatggTGAACCAATAGCAGATTGTTTTGGTATTGTAGCAAGATCGAATTCAGCTATTTTAGCACTTGCTGATGGTGTTAATTGGG gtACCAAAGCAAGTATTGCAGCAAGATCTGCAGTACATGGAAGTATAGAATACTTAAATAAAGCACTTTTTTGTCCTTCGATTAATGGAGAAATGACTACAACGAAAGACGTTTTTATAGCACTACTTCGTTCATTCCATGCTGCACATTCGTTAATTTTGCAGGAACAAGGAATGCTTACAACATTAACTGTATGTGCAGTTCTGCCACTGCCAAATTCTGATTCTAATacagaaaaaaataagtatatgGCATGTACCTGTAATGTTGGTGACAGTTTAGCTTATGTCTATTCAAG GAAAACTGGTGTAAGAGAAATAACAAGAGGATCCCATGATATTCACTGTATGCGTGACATGCGTGATGCTCTTGGAGCTTTAGGTCCTGTGGATGGATCTAACCCTGAATTGAATAATTTGACTCTTGCAATGACCGAAGTTGAGAAAGGAGATATTGTATTTTTGACTAGTGATGGAATTTCGGATAATTTTGATCCTGTAGTCGGAAAATTTGCTATTTTACCATGTCACAATTCCGTACCTGattcaaatgtaaaaaatcACACTGAAGGAAGATCAAAAACACGTCGAAAGTCCGCAGAAAACTTAAGACATGCAGAATCCGgcaatagtaataaaaataaatctaacTTGCCTGTAGTTGAGGCATATCAAAGACACGAACTCACATTGCTTAGAATGGAAGATTTGTTAAGAAGGGGTGTATCTGGAGAAGGACCACCATGTAACAGTGCCAAACATCTCTGCGAACTCCTCTTGGATTTTGCA gtACGCATAACTGCCGCTAAAAGACGAATATTGGAAGATACAGATTTATATTATGCACAAAATAAAGACGGCCAATTAATTCAGCTTTCCAAACAAGAACAGAGAACCCGACGAATAAAAACTTTGGATAAGGTTTCCATGATCCCTGGGAAATTAGATCATGCTACAGTTGTAGCATATGTAGTCGGATCTATCAATTCAGGATATggtttataa